Proteins found in one Sphaeramia orbicularis chromosome 8, fSphaOr1.1, whole genome shotgun sequence genomic segment:
- the LOC115423507 gene encoding uncharacterized protein LOC115423507 produces MRSNMMRALGLSSGVRTQKGPFGWICIIWFISALDVTVGDDVEVNITPTVVAKCGDNVTLTCEFPVMDIRNIMELYWMQHGNYLCKSGESQSANETQFLCHNTSEVNDNSILIVFNLTIMKIMPTNMGQYFCKMRSRTGSDSRTTVVGLYECIEESHHSVSESEAECTFSGVYPPGQVNWTLGDTELTDVITTQKEEADGRFTIKSKVKKQKANTNELYTCSLLRFIYPSEPMHVVSKLQFSGSGVVKLTWICMLVEMLLLILVIQF; encoded by the exons ATGAGGAGCAACATG ATGAGAGCACTGGGTTTGTCCTCAGGTGTGAGGACACAGAAGGGACCTTTTGGCTGGATTTGCATCATCTGGTTCATTTCAGCTCTTGACGTTACTG TTGGCGATGATGTAGAGGTGAACATTACACCTACAGTGGTGGCCAAGTGTGGAGACAATGTGACTCTGACATGTGAGTTCCCTGTAATGGACATAAGGAACATTATGGAGCTCTACTGGATGCAGCATGGGAATTATCTGTGTAAATCTGGGGAAAGTCAATCAGCTAATGAGACTCAGTTTCTGTGTCACAACACATCAGAGGTCAACGACAATTCgattttaattgttttcaatTTGACCATCATGAAAATAATGCCAACCAACATGGGCCAATACTTCTGCAAGATGCGCTCCAGAACAGGATCAGACAGCAGAACCACTGTAGTTGGACTATATG AATGCATTGAAGAATCTCACCACAGTGTTAGTGAGTCTGAGGCTGAGTGCACCTTCAGTGGCGTTTACCCCCCAGGCCAAGTCAACTGGACCCTTGGAGACACTGAACTGACAGACGTCATCACTACACAAAAGGAGGAAGCTGATGGTCGGTTCACAATCAAGAGTAAAGTCAAAAAACAGAAAGCAAACACAAATGAGCTTTATACCTGTTCACTGTTGCGGTTCATTTACCCCAGTGAACCGATGCACGTGGTCAGCAAACTCCAATTTTCAGGGAGTGGTGTGGTCAAACTGACATGGATCTGCATGTTGGTGGAAATGCTTCTACTGATACTTGTAATTCAGTTTTAG